A single window of Dermacentor albipictus isolate Rhodes 1998 colony chromosome 1, USDA_Dalb.pri_finalv2, whole genome shotgun sequence DNA harbors:
- the LOC135915341 gene encoding uncharacterized protein — MAMKHFVATAFLFGALAVTAWASTVHEDEPEVSNSLEATSEDIANEAILIGQMLRDVAHDLAHDETLHDEQEEYSMRSFWTKFKAAMKKAGKKAKTVLKAAGKHSKESIKIIAKAAAQVAIKKAQEKLQEKAITFATKLLGNAIASYAAEDSASEADFVQYFCSRLDQEGRRLIHKGEKLKTL, encoded by the exons ATGG CCATGAAGCACTTTGTTGCAACAGCCTTTCTATTTGGTGCCCTTGCTGTAACAG CATGGGCATCCACAGTTCACGAAGATGAACCCGAGGTTAGCAACTCCTTGGAGGCCACTTCAGAAGATATCGCAAATGAAGCCATTCTTATTGGTCAGATGCTACGTGACGTGGCACACGATCTGGCTCACGACGAAACACTTCATGATGAG CAGGAAGAGTATTCGATGCGTAGCTTCTGGACCAAGTTCAAGGCTGCAATGAAAAAGGCAGGAAAGAAGGCCAAGACCGTTCTTAAGGCCGCCGGAAAGCACTCTAAGGAGTCGATCAAGATCATCGCCAAAGCGGCTGCCCAAGTTGCCATTAAGAAAGCACAGGAAAAACTGCAAGAGAAGGCTATCACATTTGCTACAAAACTACTCGGCAACGCAATTGCTAGCTATGCAGCTGAAGATAGTGCAAGTGAAGCAGACTTCGTCCAATACTTCTGTTCGCGCCTGGACCAAGAAGGACGGAGACTCATCCATAAAGGAGAAAAGCTGAAAACACTGTAA